A portion of the Cryptomeria japonica chromosome 5, Sugi_1.0, whole genome shotgun sequence genome contains these proteins:
- the LOC131075541 gene encoding indole-3-acetate O-methyltransferase 1-like: MEVLNSQSQSPTQSKLALENVLGMKGGDGDSSYVNNSLCQLKMVQALKPILERSIHENMRFEFNRRGILRIADFGCGTGQNTLVVADTIVRALQCSLEEREMPEFEVYFTDLPSNDFNLLSYFAAAVCGSHFKRLFPQKSLHFCHSSASLHWISQVPESVQQRRSPRVYVSNDCEGIVGAAYLHQFNTDFTAFLNARAREIVDGGSMFISLVGRNAGTQLMEEQGILGNIARHLEYAFEELVNEDIVEREKWKSFYIPWFGPSLEEVESIVKKEGSFEIGNMRVLGGVPMHPMTHWKQGEEKMFGIFVANQYRALFENIIEVHLGSERLTDEFFLRIAKRASTQFEEYIPKEIELVVALLIKNGAHNNSY, from the exons ATGGAGGTGCTCAATTCTCAATCTCAATCTCCAACTCAGTCTAAATTGGCCCTGGAGAATGTGCTTGGCATGAAGGGCGGAGATGGAGATTCCAGTTATGTCAACAATTCTTTATGTCAG TTAAAGATGGTTCAAGCTTTGAAACCGATTCTGGAGCGCAGCATTCATGAGAATATGAGATTTGAGTTTAATAGGCGAGGAATACTTAGGATAGCAGATTTCGGGTGTGGAACTGGGCAAAATACACTTGTGGTAGCAGACACCATTGTCAGAGCTCTGCAATGCTCACTTGAGGAACGGGAAATGCCAGAATTCGAGGTTTATTTCACCGACCTTCCCTCAAACGATTTTAATTTGCT ATCTTACTTTGCAGCGGCTGTGTGTGGATCACATTTCAAACGTCTCTTTCCACAGAAAAGCTTGCATTTCTGTCATTCTTCTGCCAGTCTCCACTGGATTTCACAA GTGCCAGAGAGTGTTCAACAGAGGAGGTCTCCTCGTGTGTACGTTTCAAATGATTGCGAGGGGATAGTGGGGGCTGCGTATCTGCACCAGTTTAACACGGACTTCACAGCATTTCTAAATGCCCGAGCAAGAGAGATTGTTGATGGGGGATCCATGTTTATATCTCTGGTGGGTCGTAATGCAGGCACCCAACTAATGGAGGAGCAAGGAATATTAGGAAATATTGCGCGCCACTTAGAATATGCATTTGAGGAACTAGTCAATGAG GACATTGTTGAAAGGGAGAAATGGAAATCATTCTATATACCTTGGTTTGGTCCAAGTTTAGAAGAGGTGGAGAGCATTGTGAAGAAAGAGGGATCGTTCGAAATTGGGAATATGAGGGTCTTAGGAGGAGTTCCAATGCATCCAATGACACATTGGAAACAAGGGGAAGAAAAAATGTTTGGAATATTTGTAGCAAACCAATATAGAGCACTATTTGAGAATATTATAGAAGTTCATTTGGGAAGTGAGAGATTGACTGATGAATTCTTCTTAAGAATTGCTAAAAGAGCTTCTACTCAGTTTGAAGAGTATATCCCCAAAGAAATAGAGTTGGTTGTTGCTCTTCTCATTAAAAATGGAGCACACAATAATTCctattaa